A section of the Acomys russatus chromosome 10, mAcoRus1.1, whole genome shotgun sequence genome encodes:
- the Tigd2 gene encoding tigger transposable element-derived protein 2, with protein MLGKRKRVVLTIKDKLDIIKKLEEGNSFKKLSVVYGIGESTVRDIKKNKERIINYANSSDPTSGVSKRKSMKSSTYEELDRVMIEWFNQQKTNGIPVSGTICAKQAKFFFDALGMEGDFNASSGWLTRFKQRHGIPKAAGKGTKLKGDEAAASEFCVNFQEFVERENLLPEQIYGADQTGLFWKCLPSRTLAFDTDQGTCEYRTSRERIIVMCCANATGLHKLNLCVVGKAKRPRAFKGTDLSNLPVTYFSQKSAWIEPSVFKQWFEKCFVPQVQKHLKSKGLREKAVLLLDFPSARPTEELLCSDDGRITVKYLPPNVTSLIQPMSQGVLTTVKRYYRAGLIQKYMDEGNDPRMFWKNLTVLDAIYDAARAWNMVRSHTITRAWKKLFPGKEDSSSMSIDEGAILAANLATVLQTTEDCEHVDIENIEQWFDSRSSGSHCQVLAGIVSSEVKAKAAGQKPSRKSRKAELNPEKHISHKAALEWTENLLDYLEQQDDMLLSDKLVLRRLRTVIRRKQRIQNKSHL; from the coding sequence ATGTTGGGAAAGCGTAAACGTGTGGTATTGACAATTAAAGACAAACTTGACATTATTAAGAAGCTTGAAGAAGGCAACTCTTTCAAAAAACTTTCTGTCGTGTATGGAATTGGTGAGTCCACGGTTcgtgacattaaaaaaaacaaagaaagaattataaACTATGCCAACAGTTCAGATCCTACTAGTGGAGTGTCCAAACGTAAATCTATGAAGTCATCAACATACGAGGAGCTTGACAGAGTTATGATAGAGTGGTTtaatcaacagaaaacaaatgggaTTCCAGTCTCTGGGACTATTTGTGCAAAGCAAGCCAAGTTCTTTTTTGATGCGTTGGGTATGGAAGGGGATTTTAATGCCTCATCTGGCTGGCTAACTAGGTTTAAGCAGCGCCATGGTATTCCAAAGGCTGCTGGTaaaggaacaaaattaaaaggAGATGAAGCTGCTGCCAGTGAATTTTGTGTTAACTTTCAGGAATTTGTGGAAAGAGAAAATCTCCTACCAGAGCAAATATATGGTGCTGACCAAACTGGATTGTTCTGGAAATGTCTACCTTCAAGGACACTGGCGTTTGACACTGACCAGGGTACTTGTGAATATAGGACAAGCAGAGAGAGGATCATTGTTATGTGTTGTGCAAATGCCACAGGTTTACACAAGCTTAATCTTTGTGTTGTGGGGAAAGCAAAAAGACCCCGTGCATTCAAAGGAACTGACCTTTCAAACCTTCCTGTCACTTACTTCAGTCAAAAGAGTGCGTGGATCGAGCCGTCTGTTTTCAAACAGTGGTTTGAGAAGTGCTTTGTGCCACAGGTACAGAAGCATCTAAAATCCAAAGGGCTTCGGGAAAAAGCAGTACTGCTTTTAGATTTCCCCTCAGCACGTCCAACTGAAGAACTGTTGTGCTCGGACGATGGCAGAATAACTGTGAAGTATTTGCCCCCAAATGTCACTAGTCTAATCCAACCTATGAGCCAAGGAGTTTTAACCACAGTCAAAAGATATTACCGAGCAGGACTTATCCAGAAATACATGGATGAAGGGAACGACCCAAGAATGTTTTGGAAGAATTTGACAGTGTTGGATGCCATTTATGACGCggcaagagcctggaacatgGTGAGGTCACATACTATAACTAGAGCGTGGAAAAAGCTGTTTCCCGGCAAGGAAGACAGTTCCAGCATGAGCATCGACGAAGGAGCCATTTTAGCAGCTAATTTAGCAACAGTTTTACAGACTACAGAAGATTGTGAACACGTTGACATTGAAAATATAGAGCAGTGGTTTGACTCTCGGAGCAGTGGCTCACACTGTCAGGTGTTAGCTGGCATAGTAAGTTCTGAAGTCAAGGCGAAGGCTGCCGGGCAGAAGCCTTCCAGGAAGAGTAGGAAAGCAGAGCTGAATCCAGAGAAGCATATCAGCCATAAAGCTGCGCTCGAATGGACTGAAAATTTGCTAGATTATCTAGAACAACAAGATGACATGCTACTTTCTGATAAGCTGGTATTGCGGAGGCTTCGGACCGTtataagaagaaaacagaggattCAAAATAAAAGTCATCTATAG